A region from the Medicago truncatula cultivar Jemalong A17 chromosome 6, MtrunA17r5.0-ANR, whole genome shotgun sequence genome encodes:
- the LOC25495468 gene encoding receptor-like protein EIX2, translated as MATIDLSSNHLTGVIPQSITKLVVLVDLNLSGNHLTGLIPKNIGHMEMLESLDLSRNHLSGKMPTSFSNLTFLSYMNLSFNNLEGKIPLSTQLQSFDPSTYVGNSGLCGSPLMNLCPGDVVSSTTSHDKYIPNEDEDKLITFGFYVTLVLGFIIGFWGVCGTLVIKTSWRHVYFQFFKNMNDWIHVTLAVFINKFKNNFQVQD; from the coding sequence ATGGCAACTATTGATCTTTCAAGCAACCACTTAACCGGAGTAATACCTCAAAGTATAACAAAACTTGTGGTATTAGTTGATTTGAACCTTTCAGGAAATCATCTCACAGGATTAATTCCCAAAAACATTGGTCATATGGAAATGTTGGAATCACTCGACTTGTCAAGAAACCATCTTTCGGGTAAAATGCCAACAAGCTTTTCAAATTTGACATTTCTTAGTTACATGAACTTGTCTTTCAATAACTTAGAAGGCAAAATTCCACTAAGCACTCAACTACAATCTTTTGATCCTTCTACATACGTGGGGAATAGTGGACTTTGTGGCTCACCACTCATGAATCTTTGCCCAGGAGATGTGGTTTCTTCCACTACAAGTCATGACAAATATATTCCTAACGAAGATGAAGATAAACTCATAACCTTTGGGTTTTATGTTACCTTGGTACTTGGTTTCATAATTGGATTTTGGGGAGTTTGTGGAACTCTTGTGATTAAAACATCATGGAGACATGTCTATTTCCAATTTTTCAAGAACATGAATGATTGGATTCATGTTACACTAGCAGTTTTTATAAAcaagttcaaaaataatttccAAGTCCAAGACTAA
- the LOC112416079 gene encoding receptor-like protein EIX1 — MPYCGFNFLLYVVTILCMNLLCAESFHMNKCVETDLQALLKFKNALILGRNDLTSWKGEECCKWEGISCDNFTHHVIGLNLGPINYTKALRGKLDSSICELQHLIFLELSYHYLEGKIPHCMGSLGQLKELKLSGNKFVSVIPSSLRNLSSLQTLDISYNYFMFSNDLEWLSHLSNLRYLDLSYVNLTLAVDWLSSISKIHSLSELHLYGCGLHQVTPKSIPHLNTSIFLKSLNLGGNSLNSSILPWVINVGKVLTNLDLSFNSLQQIIPYDFASMAFLQYLDLSDNELHGNIPKSFRSMCQLKELRMHSNKLSGKLNDNIQQLCSAKNGLGRLDLSDNPFERGSLPDVSYFSSLDTLSLRNTNVVGILPKSYVHLSFLTNLDLSHNHLNGVDIFDGEFLSTMTTLDLSFNQLSGSMPLLEITKLASLELLDLSHNQLSGPFPHTMGELSSLSELLLTSNKLNDVINEVHLSNLSELTILDVNQNSLSFKLSSDWVAPFKLETLYASSCTLGPKFPSWLKHQGELMILDISNCGISDSFPKWFWNLSSSLQYLNVSHNQLNGPLPKSFTSMKVKFENVWDFSFNNLNGSLPPFPELYALFLSSNMFTESLSSFCTSLSMVLTYLDLSSNLLEGQLSNCWKKFEMLQVLNLAKNKLSGKIPSSIGSLRHIESIHLNNNNFSGEIPPLTLCSSLALIDLGDNNLQGILPMWIGSHLHQLIVLRLRANKFQGNIPTSMCNLSFLQVLDLSENNIIGEIP, encoded by the coding sequence ATGCCTTATTGTGGGTTCAATTTTCTCCTTTATGTGGTGACAATTCTATGCATGAATTTGTTATGTGCTGAAAGTTTTCATATGAACAAGTGTGTGGAAACAGACTTGCAAGCTCTCCTTAAGTTCAAAAATGCTCTCATTCTTGGAAGGAACGACCTTACCTCATGGAAAGGTGAAGAATGTTGCAAATGGGAAGGAATTTCATGTGATAATTTCACTCATCATGTGATCGGTTTGAATCTGGGGCCTATAAATTATACTAAAGCATTGCGAGGTAAGTTAGATTCTTCAATATGTGAACTTCAACATCTAATTTTTCTAGAACTTAGTTATCATTACCTAGAAGGAAAGATCCCACACTGCATGGGCTCACTTGGTCAGCTGAAAGAGTTGAAACTTAGTGGTAACAAATTTGTTAGTGTCATTCCTTCTAGTCTAAGGAACCTTTCCAGTTTGCAAACTCTTGATATTTcctataattattttatgttttcaaatGACCTTGAATGGCTTTCTCATCTCTCTAATTTGAGATACCTTGATCTATCATATGTCAATCTCACTCTAGCTGTTGATTGGTTGTCATCAATAAGCAAAATTCATTCTTTGTCTGAACTTCATTTATATGGTTGTGGGCTCCATCAAGTCACTCCTAAATCTATTCCCCACTTaaatacttcaatttttctaaaatcCCTCAATCTTGGGGGAAATAGTTTAAACTCttccattcttccatgggtgaTTAATGTTGGTAAAGTCCTCACAAATCTTGATCTTTCATTCAACTCTTTGCAACAAATTATTCCATATGATTTTGCAAGCATGGCTTTTCTTCAATATCTTGATCTCTCAGATAATGAACTCCATGGTAACATACCAAAATCCTTTAGGAGTATGTGTCAACTGAAAGAGTTACGAATGCACTCCAACAAACTGTCTGGCAAACTCAATGACAACATACAACAATTGTGTTCTGCAAAAAATGGTTTAGGGCGTTTAGATCTAAGTGATAACCCATTCGAACGTGGGTCACTTCCAGatgtttcatatttttcatCATTGGACACATTATCTCTTCGAAATACCAATGTCGTTGGCATATTACCTAAATCATATGTTCACTTGTCTTTTCTCACAAATTTAGATCTTTCTCATAATCATTTGAATGGAGTGGATATCTTTGATGGTGAATTTCTATCGACCATGACGACTCTAGACCTCAGTTTTAACCAACTGAGTGGATCAATGCCTCTATTAGAGATAACCAAACTTGCTTCATTAGAACTACTTGATCTATCTCATAACCAGTTGAGCGGACCATTTCCACATACAATGGGTGAACTTTCTAGTCTAAGTGAGTTGCTTCTCACTTCAAATAAGTTGAACGATGTCATTAATGAAGTGCATTTGTCAAACTTATCTGAGTTGACAATTTTGGATGTAAATCAaaattcactttcattcaaattgaGTTCAGATTGGGTTGCACCTTTCAAACTAGAAACACTATATGCATCTTCATGCACATTAGGTCCTAAATTTCCATCATGGCTCAAACATCAAGGGGAACTTATGATTCTCGACATCTCTAATTGTGGTATTTCGGATTCATTTCCTAAATGGTTTTGGAATCTCTCTTCGAGTTTACAATACTTGAATGTTTCACATAACCAACTTAATGGACCTTTGCCAAAGTCATTTACAAGTATGAAAGTAAAATTTGAGAATGTGTGGGATTTTAgtttcaacaatttgaatggttCACTGCCTCCTTTTCCAGAGTTGTACGCTCTATTTCTCTCAAGTAATATGTTTACAGAgtctttatcttctttttgtACATCCTTGTCTATGGTTTTAACTTATTTGGATTTGTCTAGTAACTTGCTAGAGGGTCAACTTTCAAATTGTtggaagaaatttgaaatgttACAAGTTTTGAATTtggcaaaaaataaattatcaggAAAAATACCTAGCTCAATTGGCTCTTTACGACATATTGAGTCGATTCACTTAAATAACAATAACTTTTCGGGCGAAATTCCACCTTTAACCCTTTGCAGCAGCTTAGCCCTAATTGATCTCGGGGATAACAATCTCCAAGGAATATTACCAATGTGGATAGGCTCTCATCTTCATCAGCTGATTGTTTTACGTCTACGAGCAAATAAGTTCCAAGGTAATATTCCTACAAGTATGTGTAACCTATCATTTCTTCAAGTATTGGATCTCTCTGAAAACAATATTATAGGGGAAATACCATAA